One part of the Amphiprion ocellaris isolate individual 3 ecotype Okinawa chromosome 24, ASM2253959v1, whole genome shotgun sequence genome encodes these proteins:
- the LOC111581945 gene encoding inactive dipeptidyl peptidase 10-like isoform X2, protein MNQTATVSHQIECQPTKDVKEFVDVSPPQRNWKGIAISLLVIVVVCSLITMSVFVLTPVEHLGSSKSRLTVADLYRPEFSIHNPEATWISDTEVVYRNRDGHVIKFDFVLNETEVILTNSTFVAFKVAKYSLSADLKYALFAYDVKPMYRYSYTASYIVYNIYTREVWELNPPEVHNAVLQHASWGRQGQQLIYIFENNIYYQSDVRSNSLRITSSGMEGVIFNGLTDWLNEEEILHSHLAHWWSPDGERLAFLTINDSLVPNMALPQFTGSTYPRGLQYPYPMAGQTNPAVKLSVVNVFGGTHTQELQPPDQLRLRDFYVTMVKWISDTHLAVRWINRPQNASLLTVCDATIGACLQRHEDSSDTWLPRQRQEPLFSKDRSRFFLTLPVKQGGQGDFHHITMFTKKLRSSQDEVRHLTSGDWEVTKIVGYDENNQIIYFLSTEDAAAQRHLYSVSTLGLFPRRCLTCGLREDCTFFDADVSPDAQHAILHCQGPGVPAVLLLSFDNVDSYFILEKNLPLRSALETVRTVQTDIRMIANDNFELPLKLIYPPDFSESSLYGLLLIVGSSPGDQVVTEEFRLDWDRVLVGSDQVIVARLDGRGSGFRGQRILQQVHHRLGDVDADDQIAALQYLARLPFIDRTRVGVFGEGYGGYLTLMMLKSMDNPIRCAAAQAPITDWTLYASASSERYFGSPSTKESKYGSSKVQPSMKSLQDRSLFLAHGTADANVHFQHSAELIKHLIKIGANYTMQIYPDEGHFLSRRSQIQLTQSLIGYFRGCLLDASSLLDQRDDD, encoded by the exons GAGTTTGTGGACGTCAGCCCGCCGCAGAGGAACTGGAAGGGCATCGCCATCTCGCTGCTGGTGATCGTGGTGGTGTGCTCGCTCATCACCATGTCGGTGTTCGTCCTCACACCCG TTGAGCATCTTGGAAGCAGTAAGTCCAGACTGACTGTGGCGGATCTCTACAGACCAGAGTTCAGCATTCACAACCCGGAAGCGACATGGATCAGCG ataCGGAGGTGGTGTACAGGAACAGAGACGGTCACGTCATCAAGTTTGACTTCGTCCTGAACGAGACTGAAGTCATTCTGACCAACAGCACATTT gTGGCTTTCAAGGTGGCAAAGTACTCGCTGTCTGCAGATCTGAAGTACGCGCTCTTCGCATACGACGTCAAACCG ATGTACAGATACTCGTACACGGCGTCTTACATCGTCTACAACATCTACACGAG GGAGGTTTGGGAGCTAAACCCTCCGGAGGTCCACAACGCCGTCCTCCAACATGCATCCTGGGGAAGACAAGGACAGCAGCTG ATCTACATCTTTGAGAATAATATTTATTACCAGTCGGATGTGAGGAGTAACTCTCTGAGAATCACCTCCTCTGGGATGGAGGGAGTCATCTTCAATGGACTCACTGACTGGCTGAACGAAG AGGAGATTCTTCACTCACACTTGGCCCACTGGTGGTCACCTGACGGAGAAAGACTGGCTTTCCTCACCATCAATGACTCTCTGGTTCCCAACATGGCTTTGCCCCAGTTCACCGGCAGCACCTACCCCCGAGGCCTGCAGTACCCCTACCCAATG GCTGGTCAGACGAACCCTGCGGTGAAGCTGTCGGTGGTCAACGTGTTCGGTGGGACTCACACTCAGGAGCTGCAGCCTCCCGATCAGCTCAGACTCAG GGATTTCTACGTCACCATGGTGAAGTGGATCAGCGACACTCATCTCGCTGTGAGGTGGATCAACCGGCCACAAAACGCCTCGCTGCTAACCGTGTGCGACGCCACCATCGGAGCCTGTCTTCAG AGACACGAGGACTCTTCAGACACTTGGCTGCCCAGACAG AGACAAGAACCGCTGTTCTCCAAGGACAGGAGCAGGTTTTTCCTCACGCTGCCGGTGAAACAAGGAGGGCAGGGAGATTTCCACCACATCACCATGTTCACCAAGAAG TTACGAAGCAGTCAGGATGAAGTTCGCCACCTAACATCGGGAGACTGGGAGGTGACAAAAATCGTAGGTTACGATGAAAACAACCAGATCAT ATACTTTCTGAGCACCGAGGACGCCGCAGCACAAAGACACTTATACAG CGTGTCAACACTTGGTTTGTTTCCACGGCGATGCCTCACCTGTGGTCTGAGGGAGGATTGTACCTTCTTCGACGCCGACGTCAGCCCCGATGCTCAGCACGCCATCCTGCACTGTCAAG GTCCCGGAGTTCCAGCTGTGCTGCTTCTAAGTTTCGACAACGTGGACT CCTATTTCATCTTGGAGAAGAACCTCCCTCTGCGATCTGCGCTGGAGACCGTAAGGACGGTTCAAACTGACATCCGGATGATCGCTAATGACAACTTTG AGCTGCCTCTGAAGCTCATCTATCCTCCAGACTTCTCCGAGTCTTCCCTCTATGGCCTCCTTCTAATTGT CGGCAGCTCTCCAGGTGACCAGGTGGTGACGGAGGAGTTCAGGCTGGACTGGGATCGGGTTCTGGTCGGGTCGGATCAGGTCATCGTGGCCCGGCTGGACGGCAGGGGGTCGGGCTTCAGGGGTCAGAG GATCTTACAGCAGGTTCATCACCGGCTCGGCGACGTGGACGCCGATGACCAGATTGCAGCTCTGCA ATACCTGGCGAGGCTGCCGTTCATCGATCGCACTCGTGTCGGAGTCTTTGGAGAG GGCTACGGTGGCTACCTCACCCTGATGATGTTGAAGTCCATGGACAACCCAATcagatgtgcagcagctcaggctCCCATCACCGACTGGACGCTGTACG ccTCAGCCTCCTCAGAGAGATACTTTGGTTCGCCTTCGACTAAGGAGAGCAAATACGGA aGCTCCAAAGTGCAGCCCAGCATGAAAAGCCTGCAGGATAGAAGTCTGTTTCTGGCTCACGGCACCGCTGACG CCAATGTCCACTTCCAGCACTCAGCCGAGCTCATCAAACACTTGATAAAGATTGGAGCCAACTACACTATGCAG ATCTACCCAGATGAGGGCCACTTCCTGTCCAGACGCAGCCAGATCCAGCTGACTCAGTCCCTGATTGGATATTTCAGAGGATGTCTGCTCGACGCGTCATCGCTGCTCGACCAACGGGACGACGACTGA
- the LOC111581945 gene encoding inactive dipeptidyl peptidase 10-like isoform X1 has product MNQTATVSHQIECQPTKDVKEFVDVSPPQRNWKGIAISLLVIVVVCSLITMSVFVLTPVEHLGSSKSRLTVADLYRPEFSIHNPEATWISDTEVVYRNRDGHVIKFDFVLNETEVILTNSTFVAFKVAKYSLSADLKYALFAYDVKPMYRYSYTASYIVYNIYTREVWELNPPEVHNAVLQHASWGRQGQQLIYIFENNIYYQSDVRSNSLRITSSGMEGVIFNGLTDWLNEEEILHSHLAHWWSPDGERLAFLTINDSLVPNMALPQFTGSTYPRGLQYPYPMAGQTNPAVKLSVVNVFGGTHTQELQPPDQLRLRDFYVTMVKWISDTHLAVRWINRPQNASLLTVCDATIGACLQRHEDSSDTWLPRQRQEPLFSKDRSRFFLTLPVKQGGQGDFHHITMFTKKLRSSQDEVRHLTSGDWEVTKIVGYDENNQIIYFLSTEDAAAQRHLYSVSTLGLFPRRCLTCGLREDCTFFDADVSPDAQHAILHCQGPGVPAVLLLSFDNVDSYFILEKNLPLRSALETVRTVQTDIRMIANDNFELPLKLIYPPDFSESSLYGLLLIVGSSPGDQVVTEEFRLDWDRVLVGSDQVIVARLDGRGSGFRGQRILQQVHHRLGDVDADDQIAALQYLARLPFIDRTRVGVFGEQGYGGYLTLMMLKSMDNPIRCAAAQAPITDWTLYASASSERYFGSPSTKESKYGSSKVQPSMKSLQDRSLFLAHGTADANVHFQHSAELIKHLIKIGANYTMQIYPDEGHFLSRRSQIQLTQSLIGYFRGCLLDASSLLDQRDDD; this is encoded by the exons GAGTTTGTGGACGTCAGCCCGCCGCAGAGGAACTGGAAGGGCATCGCCATCTCGCTGCTGGTGATCGTGGTGGTGTGCTCGCTCATCACCATGTCGGTGTTCGTCCTCACACCCG TTGAGCATCTTGGAAGCAGTAAGTCCAGACTGACTGTGGCGGATCTCTACAGACCAGAGTTCAGCATTCACAACCCGGAAGCGACATGGATCAGCG ataCGGAGGTGGTGTACAGGAACAGAGACGGTCACGTCATCAAGTTTGACTTCGTCCTGAACGAGACTGAAGTCATTCTGACCAACAGCACATTT gTGGCTTTCAAGGTGGCAAAGTACTCGCTGTCTGCAGATCTGAAGTACGCGCTCTTCGCATACGACGTCAAACCG ATGTACAGATACTCGTACACGGCGTCTTACATCGTCTACAACATCTACACGAG GGAGGTTTGGGAGCTAAACCCTCCGGAGGTCCACAACGCCGTCCTCCAACATGCATCCTGGGGAAGACAAGGACAGCAGCTG ATCTACATCTTTGAGAATAATATTTATTACCAGTCGGATGTGAGGAGTAACTCTCTGAGAATCACCTCCTCTGGGATGGAGGGAGTCATCTTCAATGGACTCACTGACTGGCTGAACGAAG AGGAGATTCTTCACTCACACTTGGCCCACTGGTGGTCACCTGACGGAGAAAGACTGGCTTTCCTCACCATCAATGACTCTCTGGTTCCCAACATGGCTTTGCCCCAGTTCACCGGCAGCACCTACCCCCGAGGCCTGCAGTACCCCTACCCAATG GCTGGTCAGACGAACCCTGCGGTGAAGCTGTCGGTGGTCAACGTGTTCGGTGGGACTCACACTCAGGAGCTGCAGCCTCCCGATCAGCTCAGACTCAG GGATTTCTACGTCACCATGGTGAAGTGGATCAGCGACACTCATCTCGCTGTGAGGTGGATCAACCGGCCACAAAACGCCTCGCTGCTAACCGTGTGCGACGCCACCATCGGAGCCTGTCTTCAG AGACACGAGGACTCTTCAGACACTTGGCTGCCCAGACAG AGACAAGAACCGCTGTTCTCCAAGGACAGGAGCAGGTTTTTCCTCACGCTGCCGGTGAAACAAGGAGGGCAGGGAGATTTCCACCACATCACCATGTTCACCAAGAAG TTACGAAGCAGTCAGGATGAAGTTCGCCACCTAACATCGGGAGACTGGGAGGTGACAAAAATCGTAGGTTACGATGAAAACAACCAGATCAT ATACTTTCTGAGCACCGAGGACGCCGCAGCACAAAGACACTTATACAG CGTGTCAACACTTGGTTTGTTTCCACGGCGATGCCTCACCTGTGGTCTGAGGGAGGATTGTACCTTCTTCGACGCCGACGTCAGCCCCGATGCTCAGCACGCCATCCTGCACTGTCAAG GTCCCGGAGTTCCAGCTGTGCTGCTTCTAAGTTTCGACAACGTGGACT CCTATTTCATCTTGGAGAAGAACCTCCCTCTGCGATCTGCGCTGGAGACCGTAAGGACGGTTCAAACTGACATCCGGATGATCGCTAATGACAACTTTG AGCTGCCTCTGAAGCTCATCTATCCTCCAGACTTCTCCGAGTCTTCCCTCTATGGCCTCCTTCTAATTGT CGGCAGCTCTCCAGGTGACCAGGTGGTGACGGAGGAGTTCAGGCTGGACTGGGATCGGGTTCTGGTCGGGTCGGATCAGGTCATCGTGGCCCGGCTGGACGGCAGGGGGTCGGGCTTCAGGGGTCAGAG GATCTTACAGCAGGTTCATCACCGGCTCGGCGACGTGGACGCCGATGACCAGATTGCAGCTCTGCA ATACCTGGCGAGGCTGCCGTTCATCGATCGCACTCGTGTCGGAGTCTTTGGAGAG CAGGGCTACGGTGGCTACCTCACCCTGATGATGTTGAAGTCCATGGACAACCCAATcagatgtgcagcagctcaggctCCCATCACCGACTGGACGCTGTACG ccTCAGCCTCCTCAGAGAGATACTTTGGTTCGCCTTCGACTAAGGAGAGCAAATACGGA aGCTCCAAAGTGCAGCCCAGCATGAAAAGCCTGCAGGATAGAAGTCTGTTTCTGGCTCACGGCACCGCTGACG CCAATGTCCACTTCCAGCACTCAGCCGAGCTCATCAAACACTTGATAAAGATTGGAGCCAACTACACTATGCAG ATCTACCCAGATGAGGGCCACTTCCTGTCCAGACGCAGCCAGATCCAGCTGACTCAGTCCCTGATTGGATATTTCAGAGGATGTCTGCTCGACGCGTCATCGCTGCTCGACCAACGGGACGACGACTGA
- the LOC111581945 gene encoding inactive dipeptidyl peptidase 10-like isoform X4 codes for MMDPELRFMEEFVDVSPPQRNWKGIAISLLVIVVVCSLITMSVFVLTPVEHLGSSKSRLTVADLYRPEFSIHNPEATWISDTEVVYRNRDGHVIKFDFVLNETEVILTNSTFVAFKVAKYSLSADLKYALFAYDVKPMYRYSYTASYIVYNIYTREVWELNPPEVHNAVLQHASWGRQGQQLIYIFENNIYYQSDVRSNSLRITSSGMEGVIFNGLTDWLNEEEILHSHLAHWWSPDGERLAFLTINDSLVPNMALPQFTGSTYPRGLQYPYPMAGQTNPAVKLSVVNVFGGTHTQELQPPDQLRLRDFYVTMVKWISDTHLAVRWINRPQNASLLTVCDATIGACLQRHEDSSDTWLPRQRQEPLFSKDRSRFFLTLPVKQGGQGDFHHITMFTKKLRSSQDEVRHLTSGDWEVTKIVGYDENNQIIYFLSTEDAAAQRHLYSVSTLGLFPRRCLTCGLREDCTFFDADVSPDAQHAILHCQGPGVPAVLLLSFDNVDSYFILEKNLPLRSALETVRTVQTDIRMIANDNFELPLKLIYPPDFSESSLYGLLLIVGSSPGDQVVTEEFRLDWDRVLVGSDQVIVARLDGRGSGFRGQRILQQVHHRLGDVDADDQIAALQYLARLPFIDRTRVGVFGEQGYGGYLTLMMLKSMDNPIRCAAAQAPITDWTLYASASSERYFGSPSTKESKYGSSKVQPSMKSLQDRSLFLAHGTADANVHFQHSAELIKHLIKIGANYTMQIYPDEGHFLSRRSQIQLTQSLIGYFRGCLLDASSLLDQRDDD; via the exons GAGTTTGTGGACGTCAGCCCGCCGCAGAGGAACTGGAAGGGCATCGCCATCTCGCTGCTGGTGATCGTGGTGGTGTGCTCGCTCATCACCATGTCGGTGTTCGTCCTCACACCCG TTGAGCATCTTGGAAGCAGTAAGTCCAGACTGACTGTGGCGGATCTCTACAGACCAGAGTTCAGCATTCACAACCCGGAAGCGACATGGATCAGCG ataCGGAGGTGGTGTACAGGAACAGAGACGGTCACGTCATCAAGTTTGACTTCGTCCTGAACGAGACTGAAGTCATTCTGACCAACAGCACATTT gTGGCTTTCAAGGTGGCAAAGTACTCGCTGTCTGCAGATCTGAAGTACGCGCTCTTCGCATACGACGTCAAACCG ATGTACAGATACTCGTACACGGCGTCTTACATCGTCTACAACATCTACACGAG GGAGGTTTGGGAGCTAAACCCTCCGGAGGTCCACAACGCCGTCCTCCAACATGCATCCTGGGGAAGACAAGGACAGCAGCTG ATCTACATCTTTGAGAATAATATTTATTACCAGTCGGATGTGAGGAGTAACTCTCTGAGAATCACCTCCTCTGGGATGGAGGGAGTCATCTTCAATGGACTCACTGACTGGCTGAACGAAG AGGAGATTCTTCACTCACACTTGGCCCACTGGTGGTCACCTGACGGAGAAAGACTGGCTTTCCTCACCATCAATGACTCTCTGGTTCCCAACATGGCTTTGCCCCAGTTCACCGGCAGCACCTACCCCCGAGGCCTGCAGTACCCCTACCCAATG GCTGGTCAGACGAACCCTGCGGTGAAGCTGTCGGTGGTCAACGTGTTCGGTGGGACTCACACTCAGGAGCTGCAGCCTCCCGATCAGCTCAGACTCAG GGATTTCTACGTCACCATGGTGAAGTGGATCAGCGACACTCATCTCGCTGTGAGGTGGATCAACCGGCCACAAAACGCCTCGCTGCTAACCGTGTGCGACGCCACCATCGGAGCCTGTCTTCAG AGACACGAGGACTCTTCAGACACTTGGCTGCCCAGACAG AGACAAGAACCGCTGTTCTCCAAGGACAGGAGCAGGTTTTTCCTCACGCTGCCGGTGAAACAAGGAGGGCAGGGAGATTTCCACCACATCACCATGTTCACCAAGAAG TTACGAAGCAGTCAGGATGAAGTTCGCCACCTAACATCGGGAGACTGGGAGGTGACAAAAATCGTAGGTTACGATGAAAACAACCAGATCAT ATACTTTCTGAGCACCGAGGACGCCGCAGCACAAAGACACTTATACAG CGTGTCAACACTTGGTTTGTTTCCACGGCGATGCCTCACCTGTGGTCTGAGGGAGGATTGTACCTTCTTCGACGCCGACGTCAGCCCCGATGCTCAGCACGCCATCCTGCACTGTCAAG GTCCCGGAGTTCCAGCTGTGCTGCTTCTAAGTTTCGACAACGTGGACT CCTATTTCATCTTGGAGAAGAACCTCCCTCTGCGATCTGCGCTGGAGACCGTAAGGACGGTTCAAACTGACATCCGGATGATCGCTAATGACAACTTTG AGCTGCCTCTGAAGCTCATCTATCCTCCAGACTTCTCCGAGTCTTCCCTCTATGGCCTCCTTCTAATTGT CGGCAGCTCTCCAGGTGACCAGGTGGTGACGGAGGAGTTCAGGCTGGACTGGGATCGGGTTCTGGTCGGGTCGGATCAGGTCATCGTGGCCCGGCTGGACGGCAGGGGGTCGGGCTTCAGGGGTCAGAG GATCTTACAGCAGGTTCATCACCGGCTCGGCGACGTGGACGCCGATGACCAGATTGCAGCTCTGCA ATACCTGGCGAGGCTGCCGTTCATCGATCGCACTCGTGTCGGAGTCTTTGGAGAG CAGGGCTACGGTGGCTACCTCACCCTGATGATGTTGAAGTCCATGGACAACCCAATcagatgtgcagcagctcaggctCCCATCACCGACTGGACGCTGTACG ccTCAGCCTCCTCAGAGAGATACTTTGGTTCGCCTTCGACTAAGGAGAGCAAATACGGA aGCTCCAAAGTGCAGCCCAGCATGAAAAGCCTGCAGGATAGAAGTCTGTTTCTGGCTCACGGCACCGCTGACG CCAATGTCCACTTCCAGCACTCAGCCGAGCTCATCAAACACTTGATAAAGATTGGAGCCAACTACACTATGCAG ATCTACCCAGATGAGGGCCACTTCCTGTCCAGACGCAGCCAGATCCAGCTGACTCAGTCCCTGATTGGATATTTCAGAGGATGTCTGCTCGACGCGTCATCGCTGCTCGACCAACGGGACGACGACTGA
- the LOC111581945 gene encoding inactive dipeptidyl peptidase 10-like isoform X3, whose product MTASKDHTKKKPKESQQEEEFVDVSPPQRNWKGIAISLLVIVVVCSLITMSVFVLTPVEHLGSSKSRLTVADLYRPEFSIHNPEATWISDTEVVYRNRDGHVIKFDFVLNETEVILTNSTFVAFKVAKYSLSADLKYALFAYDVKPMYRYSYTASYIVYNIYTREVWELNPPEVHNAVLQHASWGRQGQQLIYIFENNIYYQSDVRSNSLRITSSGMEGVIFNGLTDWLNEEEILHSHLAHWWSPDGERLAFLTINDSLVPNMALPQFTGSTYPRGLQYPYPMAGQTNPAVKLSVVNVFGGTHTQELQPPDQLRLRDFYVTMVKWISDTHLAVRWINRPQNASLLTVCDATIGACLQRHEDSSDTWLPRQRQEPLFSKDRSRFFLTLPVKQGGQGDFHHITMFTKKLRSSQDEVRHLTSGDWEVTKIVGYDENNQIIYFLSTEDAAAQRHLYSVSTLGLFPRRCLTCGLREDCTFFDADVSPDAQHAILHCQGPGVPAVLLLSFDNVDSYFILEKNLPLRSALETVRTVQTDIRMIANDNFELPLKLIYPPDFSESSLYGLLLIVGSSPGDQVVTEEFRLDWDRVLVGSDQVIVARLDGRGSGFRGQRILQQVHHRLGDVDADDQIAALQYLARLPFIDRTRVGVFGEQGYGGYLTLMMLKSMDNPIRCAAAQAPITDWTLYASASSERYFGSPSTKESKYGSSKVQPSMKSLQDRSLFLAHGTADANVHFQHSAELIKHLIKIGANYTMQIYPDEGHFLSRRSQIQLTQSLIGYFRGCLLDASSLLDQRDDD is encoded by the exons ATGACGGCGTCCAAAGACCACACGAAGAAGAAACCCAAAGAGAGCCAGCAGGAAGAG GAGTTTGTGGACGTCAGCCCGCCGCAGAGGAACTGGAAGGGCATCGCCATCTCGCTGCTGGTGATCGTGGTGGTGTGCTCGCTCATCACCATGTCGGTGTTCGTCCTCACACCCG TTGAGCATCTTGGAAGCAGTAAGTCCAGACTGACTGTGGCGGATCTCTACAGACCAGAGTTCAGCATTCACAACCCGGAAGCGACATGGATCAGCG ataCGGAGGTGGTGTACAGGAACAGAGACGGTCACGTCATCAAGTTTGACTTCGTCCTGAACGAGACTGAAGTCATTCTGACCAACAGCACATTT gTGGCTTTCAAGGTGGCAAAGTACTCGCTGTCTGCAGATCTGAAGTACGCGCTCTTCGCATACGACGTCAAACCG ATGTACAGATACTCGTACACGGCGTCTTACATCGTCTACAACATCTACACGAG GGAGGTTTGGGAGCTAAACCCTCCGGAGGTCCACAACGCCGTCCTCCAACATGCATCCTGGGGAAGACAAGGACAGCAGCTG ATCTACATCTTTGAGAATAATATTTATTACCAGTCGGATGTGAGGAGTAACTCTCTGAGAATCACCTCCTCTGGGATGGAGGGAGTCATCTTCAATGGACTCACTGACTGGCTGAACGAAG AGGAGATTCTTCACTCACACTTGGCCCACTGGTGGTCACCTGACGGAGAAAGACTGGCTTTCCTCACCATCAATGACTCTCTGGTTCCCAACATGGCTTTGCCCCAGTTCACCGGCAGCACCTACCCCCGAGGCCTGCAGTACCCCTACCCAATG GCTGGTCAGACGAACCCTGCGGTGAAGCTGTCGGTGGTCAACGTGTTCGGTGGGACTCACACTCAGGAGCTGCAGCCTCCCGATCAGCTCAGACTCAG GGATTTCTACGTCACCATGGTGAAGTGGATCAGCGACACTCATCTCGCTGTGAGGTGGATCAACCGGCCACAAAACGCCTCGCTGCTAACCGTGTGCGACGCCACCATCGGAGCCTGTCTTCAG AGACACGAGGACTCTTCAGACACTTGGCTGCCCAGACAG AGACAAGAACCGCTGTTCTCCAAGGACAGGAGCAGGTTTTTCCTCACGCTGCCGGTGAAACAAGGAGGGCAGGGAGATTTCCACCACATCACCATGTTCACCAAGAAG TTACGAAGCAGTCAGGATGAAGTTCGCCACCTAACATCGGGAGACTGGGAGGTGACAAAAATCGTAGGTTACGATGAAAACAACCAGATCAT ATACTTTCTGAGCACCGAGGACGCCGCAGCACAAAGACACTTATACAG CGTGTCAACACTTGGTTTGTTTCCACGGCGATGCCTCACCTGTGGTCTGAGGGAGGATTGTACCTTCTTCGACGCCGACGTCAGCCCCGATGCTCAGCACGCCATCCTGCACTGTCAAG GTCCCGGAGTTCCAGCTGTGCTGCTTCTAAGTTTCGACAACGTGGACT CCTATTTCATCTTGGAGAAGAACCTCCCTCTGCGATCTGCGCTGGAGACCGTAAGGACGGTTCAAACTGACATCCGGATGATCGCTAATGACAACTTTG AGCTGCCTCTGAAGCTCATCTATCCTCCAGACTTCTCCGAGTCTTCCCTCTATGGCCTCCTTCTAATTGT CGGCAGCTCTCCAGGTGACCAGGTGGTGACGGAGGAGTTCAGGCTGGACTGGGATCGGGTTCTGGTCGGGTCGGATCAGGTCATCGTGGCCCGGCTGGACGGCAGGGGGTCGGGCTTCAGGGGTCAGAG GATCTTACAGCAGGTTCATCACCGGCTCGGCGACGTGGACGCCGATGACCAGATTGCAGCTCTGCA ATACCTGGCGAGGCTGCCGTTCATCGATCGCACTCGTGTCGGAGTCTTTGGAGAG CAGGGCTACGGTGGCTACCTCACCCTGATGATGTTGAAGTCCATGGACAACCCAATcagatgtgcagcagctcaggctCCCATCACCGACTGGACGCTGTACG ccTCAGCCTCCTCAGAGAGATACTTTGGTTCGCCTTCGACTAAGGAGAGCAAATACGGA aGCTCCAAAGTGCAGCCCAGCATGAAAAGCCTGCAGGATAGAAGTCTGTTTCTGGCTCACGGCACCGCTGACG CCAATGTCCACTTCCAGCACTCAGCCGAGCTCATCAAACACTTGATAAAGATTGGAGCCAACTACACTATGCAG ATCTACCCAGATGAGGGCCACTTCCTGTCCAGACGCAGCCAGATCCAGCTGACTCAGTCCCTGATTGGATATTTCAGAGGATGTCTGCTCGACGCGTCATCGCTGCTCGACCAACGGGACGACGACTGA